One segment of Macadamia integrifolia cultivar HAES 741 unplaced genomic scaffold, SCU_Mint_v3 scaffold1484, whole genome shotgun sequence DNA contains the following:
- the LOC122063869 gene encoding zinc finger protein ZAT9-like, translating into MKLNIAVRAGLNPHVNVRRNLYRLQEAFGFKQRLRGMLKREGMICRECGKGFQSWKALYGHMRCHPKKENEDAPLPQEKSRRMRYDNNGTTLSSFILETDQDQIEGALCLMMISRGVGQLDGFNFVEAESLDNDTVVLEAQNRSSALGKLNPGKQDENFDFSCDRNYENLNHPKMKKPRNKNSKYVDSDSGFLRVGPNKVESTVNKGNHKGGKKNSSSNGNYIGLEEDSEICSDNQNQSRFKCKTCKKTFHSHQALGGHRSSHYKACFDSSIEVIENNIEIDVLANRTIDGKLNKPCSNETLIKGEQDEKINGVSGSSCGSKKSTRHECSICLKVFDSGKALGGHNSSHLTRDSKYKDNLPEIRYPINLNLPPPIEEETRDVMEI; encoded by the exons ATGAAACTCAATATAGCTGTAAGAGCGGGTCTCAATCCTCATGTGAACGTAC GTAGAAACCTATATAGACTTCAAGAAGCCTTTGGATTTAAACAACGATTAAGAGGAATGCTTAAGCGAGAAGGAATGATTTGCAGAGAATGTGGCAAGGGATTTCAATCATGGAAAGCTCTATATGGTCACATGAGGTGCCACCCTAAGAAGGAAAACGAAGATGCTCCTTTGCCACAGGAGAAATCGAGAAGAATGAGGTATGACAACAATGGCAcaactttatcttcttttattttggagACTGATCAAGATCAAATAGAGGGAGCCCTATGTTTGATGATGATTTCTAGAGGAGTGGGTCAATTGGATGGGTTCAATTTTGTTGAAGCAGAGTCTTTAGATAATGATACTGTGGTTTTAGAAGCTCAAAATAGATCATCAGCTCTAGGTAAGCTAAATCCTGGAAAGcaagatgaaaattttgatttttcttgtgaTAGGAATTATGAGAATCTGAACCACCCAAAGATGAAGAAACCCAgaaacaaaaattcaaaatatgttGATTCTGATTCTGGGTTTCTGAGGGTTGGTCCCAACAAGGTTGAATCTACAGTTAACAAGGGGAATCATAAGGGAG GCAAGAAGAACAGTTCATCTAATGGTAACTATATTGGATTGGAGGAAGATTCTGAAATCTGCAGTGACAATCAAAACCAAAGCAGGTTTAAGtgtaaaacctgtaaaaagaccTTCCATTCTCACCAAGCTCTTGGAGGACATAGGTCCAGCCATTACAAGGCCTGCTTTGACTCGAGTATCGAAGTTATTGAAAACAACATTGAAATAGATGTTCTTGCTAATCGAACAATTGATGGTAAGCTTAACAAGCCTTGTAGCAATGAGACTTTGATTAAAGGAGAGCAAGACGAGAAAATTAATGGCGTTTCAGGAAGTAGTTGTGGATCAAAGAAGAGCACGAGGCATGAGTGCTCAATTTGTTTAAAGGTTTTTGATTCAGGTAAAGCTTTGGGTGGCCACAATAGTTCCCATTTGACTAGGGATTCTAAATACAAAGACAATCTTCCTGAGATTAGATATCCAATCAATCTTAATCTCCCacctcctattgaagaagaaaccaGGGACGTCATGGAGATTTGA